Proteins from a genomic interval of Rhizobium etli CFN 42:
- a CDS encoding YciI family protein encodes MKYLCQVWFDGGALAAMTEEEKAELDSNSLDYDKHLAESGHLIVAQALQPPKSAVTVRVRGGEISVTDGPFAETKEALGGFILVEAKDLNDAIRIAAGIPLAKLGAIEVRPIHEFRAQ; translated from the coding sequence ATGAAATATCTCTGTCAGGTCTGGTTCGATGGCGGCGCGCTCGCCGCCATGACGGAAGAGGAGAAGGCCGAACTCGACAGCAATTCGCTGGACTACGACAAACACCTCGCCGAAAGCGGGCATCTAATTGTCGCCCAGGCGCTGCAGCCGCCGAAATCGGCTGTCACCGTCCGGGTGCGGGGCGGCGAGATATCGGTAACGGATGGTCCTTTTGCCGAGACGAAAGAGGCTCTCGGCGGCTTCATCCTGGTTGAGGCAAAAGACCTTAACGATGCAATCCGCATCGCCGCCGGCATTCCGCTCGCCAAACTCGGCGCGATCGAG